The following are encoded in a window of Pagrus major chromosome 14, Pma_NU_1.0 genomic DNA:
- the tmem209 gene encoding transmembrane protein 209 gives MLTPQKEGMPSMIDRALRLRREEQARQIVLAWAVLNMSLAGMIYTEMSGKLLSRYYNITYWPIWYIELVLASVFSLNALFDFWKYFKYTMSPSTIAVSPGQHRLLGLRNTSIQASPPQKPEKKETPAPAQSSPLQGQSVLSFSPSRPPTTSPKFSPSCVPGYSPPLSNPSTPSSAGGPFSPSVAFGKVLNYSPSPGSSPYASSIGPAEGSSLRARYRTSPSVFNSPGSKEDYMEDLKSLERFLRIEEEKSHRSQLGSPEAVSPNHSPTFWNYNRSVGDYAQSLRKFLYQPACRSQAPSAHKDETDLGSKQAAEEVWARITTSRPVVDSIDSWTAKLRNWISDTILVPLVKEMDSVNSQLRRMGCPELQIGEASISSLKQAAVMKASSIPTMNSIVQYLDVTPNQEYLVERVKELAHSGCMSSFRWNSGGDLKNRKWDTDLPTDCAILMHVFCTYLDSRLPPHPKYPDGKTFTAQHFSHTPDKPDVTKENLFCIHQSSTTPPHYQLIYQGHIYSLPKGRNNLFHTILMFLYVIKTKESGMLGRVNLGLSGVNILWIFKD, from the exons ATGTTAACCCCGCAGAAGGAGGGGATGCCCAGTATGATAGACAGGGCGCTGAGGttgaggagggaggagcaggCTCGTCAGATAGTCCTGGCCTGGGCTGTGCTCAACATGTCCCTAGCTGGCATGATCTACACTGAGAT GTCAGGGAAACTGCTGAGCCGGTACTACAACATCACCTACTGGCCTATCTGGTACATCG AATTGGTGCTAGCCTCTGTATTTAGCCTCAATGCTCTTTTTGACTTCTGGAAGTATTTCAAATACACAATGTCTCCCTCCACCATTGCTGTATCTCCTGGGCAGCATCGACTCCTGGGTCTGAGAAACACAA GTATTCAGGCCTCTCCGCCCCAAAAGCCAGAAAAAAAGGAGACCCCAGCTCCAGCCCAGTCGTCTCCACTGCAGGGCCAAAGCGTACTGAGTTTCAGCCCCTCGCGGCCCCCCACCACCAGCCCAAAGTTCTCCCCCAGCTGTGTACCCGGGTACAGCCCTCCTCTCAGCAACCCATCAACCCCAAGCAGCGCAGGGGGGCCCTTTTCCCCCTCTGTGGCCTTTGGAAAG gtGCTGAACTACAGTCCCTCCCCCGGCTCCTCTCCCTACGCCAGCAGCATCGGACCAGCAGAAGGCTCGAGCTTGAGAGCTCGATATCGTACGTCCCCCTCAGTGTTTAACTCCCCTGGAAGTAAGGAGGACTACATGGAGGATCTGAAAAGCCTGGAGAGGTTCCTCCgaatagaggaggagaagagtcACCGTAGCCAACTAG GGAGTCCAGAGGCTGTGTCTCCGAACCACAGCCCGACATTTTGGAACTACAACCGCTCGGTGGGAGATTACGCCCAGAGCCTGAGGAAGTTTCTGTACCAGCCGGCCTGCCGCTCTCAGGCACCGTCGGCCCACAAGGATGAGACGGACCTGGGCTCCAAACAGGCCGCAGAGGAG GTGTGGGCCAGAATCACAACCAGCCGCCCTGTAGTAGACAGCATTGACAGCTGGACAGCCAAGCTTAGAAAT TGGATAAGTGACACCATCTTGGTCCCGCTGGTCAAGGAAATGGACTCTGTCAACAGCCAGCTCAGGCGGATGGGCTGCCCTGAGCTACAGATAGGGG AGGCCAGCATAAGCAGCCTGAAGCAGGCAGCAGTGATGAAAGCCTCCTCCATCCCCACCATGAACTCTATCGTTCAGTATCTGGACGTCACTCCCAACCAGGAGTATCTAGTGGAGCGCGTAAAGG AGCTGGCCCACAGCGGCTGCATGAGCTCGTTTCGCTGGAATAGCGGTGGAGATCTGAAGAACAGGAAGTGGGACACAGACCTCCCCACTGACTGTGCT ATCCTCATGCATGTATTTTGTACGTACTTGGACTCAAGACTGCCTCCGCACCCAAAGTACCCAGACGGGAAGACGTTCACTGCTCAGCACTTCAGCCACACCCCTGACAAACCTG ATGTTACCAAGGAGAACCTCTTCTGCATCCACCAAAGCAGCACCACTCCCCCTCACTACCAGCTCATCTACCAGGGACATATCTACAGTCTACCCAAG